Sequence from the Guyparkeria hydrothermalis genome:
GAGCAGCAGGATCAGCCAGCCGGTGACGGTAAATAGGTGCCGGGTAGGAATGCGTACCAGCCCGAAGTAGATCAGCGCGCCCAGCACCAGGCCGGCGCCCAGCCCGATGACACCACCCCAGAGCAGGGCGAGGTTGTCACTGCCGCCGGCGGCCATCCCCTGGGTGAACAGCACCACCTCCGATCCTTCGCGCAGTACCGCGAGACCTACGGCCGTGGCAAGGAAGTAGATCGGCAACTGGCCGCTCGAGACGTTGCTGCCCACCTGCCTGAGGTGGGCGACCAGCTGGCTGGCGTGCCGGGACATCCAGATGTTGTGCCAGGCGAGCATGGCCACTGCGGTCAGCAAAATGGTCGCGTTGAACAGCTCCTGGCCGACCCCTTCGAACGCCATCGAGATTTCCTGGGTAAGACCGGCCACCACGAACGAGCCGAGCAGGCCACCGGCGATGCCGCCGATGATCCAGCGGCTGCGGCCGGCCAGTCCCTGTGTGGCGGCCAGGACGACGGCGACCACAAGGGCCGCCTCGAGGACTTCGCGGAACACGATGATTGCCGTACTGAACATGGGTCACCTGTGCGTTGGCTTGGGTGGGGTATCTGCGACCGGGGTTATTCGGCGATGACGCGGCCCTGGGCGGTGGCCTGGTTGAACTCGCCGAAGAAGGGGTATTCGCCGGGCTCGAGCGGGCCGACGAAGATCACGGCCTTGCTGTTGCCGGGGATGATCTTTTCGCGGTTGAGCTCGTAGCTTTCGAACTCCTCCGGCGTGGCATCCTGGTTGTGCACCATCAGCTTCACCTTCTCGCCGGCCGGGATCGTTACCGCCTCGGGCTGGAAATGGTGGTCCTTGATGTTGAGGTCGAAGACTTTGGTTTCTGCCTGGGCAGTACCGACGGAGAGCAGGGCGGCGATGGCGAATGAGGATGCAATGCGTGTCATGAAAAAAACCTCAATTGAAACGAGAACGGTTCGCATTCTGTTCGAGATTCGGTGGCAATGCAAATAGAAAGCGCAAGGCGCTAAATATGCGTCCGGTGCGATGTGGGGCTGCGCCCCGCTGGGCGCGGCCGGGACGGGGTCAGCGCAGCGGGATCAGATCGACCACGCTGGTGGCATCGAGTGCGATGTCGGCGGGAATGACGGCGAGGGCATCGTCCTGTTCCGGTTCGATCCCGCCTGCCCGTGCCCAGCGGCTGGCATCACGAGACTCGAGGCGCATCGGGAGATAGCGCTTTGTGCCGGCGGGTTCGACGGAGTTCGCTCAGGTCAGAAGAACCAGGATGGGGCGTTCAGCAATGGGGCTGTCCCGCCGAGTCATCGGCACGGTGTTCGGCGGGGCATGCGGCGAAGCGATTACCCACCTGAGCGCGCGTCATGTCGGGCTAGGGTTGCGTATCCAGATAGCGTCGCCAGGAGCCGAGCGCGGTGATGTCGGTCGCGCCCTCGACGGCAATGGGCTCGGCGATGAAGCCCGGTACCTCGCGTCCGTCGGAAAGCTCGAGCTTGCCGATGCCGAGCGGGGCGGGGATGCCGGCGACGAACGAGCCAAACAGGCTTGCCGGCACGTGCCAGACCTCGACGTCGATGGCGTCACCATTGTCGGTGACGCGCACGAGACCCGGACGTTCCGGTGGTCCGCCGGGCAGGGCGTAGAAGCGGTAGTGCGGCGCCGTGGTGGTGGTCTCGGCCAGCCGGCCGCGGCGCTCGGTCAGTTGCCAGTTGAGCGGCAGGCCGCTGAGGTGCGCGCCGCAGACAGCCACCGGGATCACGTGCTCGCCACCAGCGGTGACCGCCTCGGGCGGCAGCGGGTGGTCGGTGGCGCCGAGCCGCTCGACGCTGGCCCGCTGCAGCCGGTCGCCCAGCGCGAGCAGGTCGCGGTCGGTGAAGGCCGGGGCGAACAGGGTCACGCCGAACGGCAGGCCATCACTGCGGAAGCCCGCCGGGACGGCCAGGGCGGCGAAGTCGAGCAGGTTCATGAAGTTGGTGTAGTAGCCGAGATCGCTGTTCTTCTGCACCGGGTCGGCCTCGACCTCGTCGATGCGGTAGTGGCGCCCGGCGGTGGGCGTGACGATCAGATCGACCTCGTCCCAGACCGCTTCCGTCTGCCGGCGCAACTCGGCGAGACGATATTGCGCCTTGAACGCCTCGGCCGCTCGCGGCTCGGCGCCGCCGGCGATGATCTGCCGGGTGACCGGGTGCAGGCTGTCGGCCGACTCGTCGATGAAGGTCTCGATTGCGGCATAGCGTTCGGCCACCCACGGCCCCTCGTAGAGCAGGCGCGCGGCCTCGAGGAACGGCGCGAAGTCGACCTCTACCTGCGTGCCGCCCAGCTCGACCAGGCGGTCAATCGCCGCCTCGAACCGCGCCGGGTTTTCCGCGTCATCGAAGAAGGCCAGCTGCTCGCGCTTGGGCACGCCGAAGCGGAACCCGTTGGCGGGAATGGCGCCATGACCGAGTGCGGGCACCTGGTCGGGGCGGGCGTAGGCATCCTCCCGATCGAAGGCGGCGGCGACATCCAGCACCCGCTCGGCGTCCGCGCCGGTCAGGGCAAAGATCGAGACGGTGTCCAGCGTGCGGCAGGCCGGCACCACGCCGCCGGCGCTCAGCAGCCCGCGGGTGGGCTTGACCCCGACGAGGTTGTTGAACATCGCCGGCACGCGGCCGGAGCCGGCCGTGTCGGTCCCGAGCGAGAAAGCCACCTGGCCGAGGGCCACGGCCACCGCCGAGCCCGAGCTCGAGCCACCGGAGAGGTAGTCGGGATCGAAGGCGTTGCGGCAGGCCCCGTAGGGCGAGCGGGTGCCGACCAGGCCGGTGGCGAACTGGTCGAGGTTGGTCTTCCCCACCGGCACCGCGCCGGCCTCGATCAGTCTTTGCACCACGAAGGCGGACTGGTCGGGCGTGTAGGCATAGTCCGGGCAGGCGGCGGTGGTGGGCACGCCGGCGAGATCGATATTGTCCTTGATCGCGAACGGCACCCCGTAGAGCGGCAGCTCGGCCGGGTCACTGGCCTCGAGCCGGGCGAGGTAGGGCTCGAGCTGCGCATCGTCGAGCACGCTGATCCAGATATGGTGCGTATCGGCGGCGTGGATCGTGCGCATCACCTCGCCGAGGTGGGCGCGGACGTCCAGCCGGCCGTTACGGTAGGCGGCGAGCAGGTCGGTGACAGTGATGGTGTGCATGGCGTCTCCCTCCGTCACTCGGCGTCGTCGAGGACGATCAGGGTCTGGCCGGGCTTGACCTGGTCGCCTTCCTTGCAGAGCACGCTGGCCACGGTGCCGGCGGTCTCGCTGTCGACCTGGATCTCCATCTTCATCGACTCGAGCACCATCAGCGTCTGGCCGGCCTCGACCCGGTCGCCCTCGTCGACCTCGAGCTTCCAGACCACGCCATGGACGTGCTCGGCGATCGCCGTCTGGCCCTCGCCGAGCTCGATGGTGTCGATGCCGGTGTCGACCGGTTCGGACTCGGATTCGTAGTTGGCCTGCCCGGTGGCGATCCAGTGCTGGCGCTCGGCCTCGAAGGCGGCCTGCTGGCGTTCCTTGAAGGCGCGGATCTCCTCGGCGTTCTCCTCGATAAAGCGGTTGTAGCGCCCCAGCGAGAAGGTGGTCTCCTCGATCTCGAGCTCGATGCCGCCGTGCGGGAAGGCATCGCGCATCTTGAGGAGCTCGTCCTCGCTGACCTCGTAGTAGCGGATCTGGTCGAAGAAGCGCAGCAGCCACGGCTGCTGGAACTCGCGGGTCTGCTTGTAGCGGTTCCAGATCGGCAGGGTGCGACCGACGAACTGGTAGCCGCCCGGGCCCTCCATGCCGTAGATACACATGTACGAGCCGCCGATGCCCACCGCGTTCTCCGGCGTCCAGGTGCGCGCCGGGTTGTACTTGGTGGTCACCAGGCGGTGACGCGGGTCGACCGGTGTCGCCAGCGGCGCGGACAGGTAGACGTCGCCCAGGCCCATGACGAGGTACGAGGCGTCGTAGACGATCCGCTTGACCTCCTCCTCGCTCTTCAGCCCGTTGATCCGCCGGATGAACTCGATGTTGCGCGGGCACCAGGGTGCATCCTTGCGCACCGACTGCATGTACTTCTCGGTCGCGAGCTGCGTCTGGCTGTCGTCCCAGGCCAGCGGCAGGTGGATGATCCGCGAGGGCAGCTCGACGTCCTCGAGACTCTTGAGCTCGCTTTCGGCCTGCTCGAGGATCGTCAGCAGCCGTTCGGTGGAGAGTGCGCGCGGCTCGTAGTGGATCTGCAGGCTGCGCACGCCCGGCGTCATCTCGACGATGCCGTCGATGCCCTGCTCGTTGAGCCATTCCAGCAGCGCCTGGACGCGGAAGCGCAGGGAGAGGTCGAGCACGATCGGGCCGTACTCGACCAGCAGGTACTTGTCGCCGGCCGGCCGGTAGGTCACGCCCACAGCGTGCTCGCCCTTGTCGGCGCGGCGTTGACGGATGACCGGGGTGGTGATCGGGGCTGGCTCGGCCTCGCACTCGGCCGGTTCGAGCCGGGCGACGGCTTCGGTCTGCTCGCGTTCGAGGCGGTTGGCCTCCTCGAGCGTGGTGGGGACGAAGCGGATGGTGTCGCCGGGCTTGAACTGGCCGAGCTTCCACAGGTCGGCGGTGACGATGGTCGCCGGGCAGACGAAGCCGCCCAGGCTGGGTCCGTCCGGGCCCAGGATCACCGGCATGTCGCCGGTGAAGTCGATGGTGCCGATGGCGTAGGCGTTGTCGTGGATGTTCGACGGGTGCAGGCCGGCCTCGCCGCCGTCCTCGCGCGCCCACTCGGGCTTCGGGCCGATCAGGCGAACGCCGGTGCGGCTGGAGTTGTAGTGCACCTCCCAGTCGGTGCCGAAGAACATCTCGATGTCGTTGTCGGTGAAGAAGTCCGGCGCGCCGTGCGGGCCGTAGATGGTGCGCACTTCCCAGGCGTTGCCGTAGGTCGGCACCGAGTCCGCCGGCATGGCCGCCGGTGCGCCCTCGGTCTGCTGGCCCACGTGCAGGACGTCGCCCGGCCAGAGTACGCGCCCGCCGTGACCGCCCATCTGGCCGAGGGTGAAGGTCGAGCGGCTGCCCATGTGCCGCGGGACGTCCAGTCCGCCGCGGAAGGCGAGATACGCGCGCGCACCGGTCCCCTCGACCGCGCCGATCTTGAGCGTCTGGCCACGACGGACGGCCACGGGCTCCCAGAAGGCCACCGGCTGGTCGTCGAGCGTGGCCGCCATGGCCGCGCCGGCCAGCGCGATGGTGGCGTCCGTGTTGAACTTCAGCGTCGGGCCGTTGACCGTCAGTTCCAGCCCGGCGACATCCTCCGGGTTGCCGACCAGACGATTGGCCTGGCGGAAGGCAAGCATGTCCATCGGGCCCGAGGGCGGCACGCCGATGTCCCAGTAGCCGACCCGGCCGGGGTAGTCCTGGATGGTGGTCTGCGTGCCGGGCTTGATCACCTCGATCGTCGGGGCGCGGTACTCGATGCCGGCCAGGTGCGCAGTGGTGTAGTGGCCGCCGGTGAAGCCGGCATCGGTGGCGACCTGGCGCAGATAGAGCAGGTTGGTCTCCAGGCCGTGGATGGCGGTGTGATCGAGCGCCTCGCGCAGTTTCGCGATGGCGGCCTCCCGGTCGGGGGCGTGCACGATCAGCTTGGTGACCATCGGGTCGTAGAACGGCGAGATCTCGGTGCCGCTCTCCACCCAGGTCTCGATGCGGGTGTCCGCGGGCCAGCTCACCTCTGTGAGCAGCCCGGTGGAGGGCTGGAAGTTCTTGCCCGGATCCTCGGCGTACAGGCGCACCTGGATCGAGTGGCCGTCGACGCCTGCCGGGCGGAGGGTTTCCAGATCGGGCAGGTCATCGGCCGCGCCGCGCACCATCCACTCGACCAGGTCCACACCGGTGACTTCCTCGGTCACGCCGTGCTCCACCTGCAGGCGGGTGTTGACCTCGAGGAAGTAGAAGCGGCCGGTGTCGTCGTCGAGGATGTACTCGACGGTGCCGGCCGAGCGGTAGTTCACGCCGCGACCGAGCGCCTCGGCGGCGCGCTGCAATTCCTCGCGCACCTCGGGGGTGAGGTTGGGCGCGGGC
This genomic interval carries:
- the atzF gene encoding allophanate hydrolase, coding for MHTITVTDLLAAYRNGRLDVRAHLGEVMRTIHAADTHHIWISVLDDAQLEPYLARLEASDPAELPLYGVPFAIKDNIDLAGVPTTAACPDYAYTPDQSAFVVQRLIEAGAVPVGKTNLDQFATGLVGTRSPYGACRNAFDPDYLSGGSSSGSAVAVALGQVAFSLGTDTAGSGRVPAMFNNLVGVKPTRGLLSAGGVVPACRTLDTVSIFALTGADAERVLDVAAAFDREDAYARPDQVPALGHGAIPANGFRFGVPKREQLAFFDDAENPARFEAAIDRLVELGGTQVEVDFAPFLEAARLLYEGPWVAERYAAIETFIDESADSLHPVTRQIIAGGAEPRAAEAFKAQYRLAELRRQTEAVWDEVDLIVTPTAGRHYRIDEVEADPVQKNSDLGYYTNFMNLLDFAALAVPAGFRSDGLPFGVTLFAPAFTDRDLLALGDRLQRASVERLGATDHPLPPEAVTAGGEHVIPVAVCGAHLSGLPLNWQLTERRGRLAETTTTAPHYRFYALPGGPPERPGLVRVTDNGDAIDVEVWHVPASLFGSFVAGIPAPLGIGKLELSDGREVPGFIAEPIAVEGATDITALGSWRRYLDTQP
- a CDS encoding FTR1 family iron permease yields the protein MFSTAIIVFREVLEAALVVAVVLAATQGLAGRSRWIIGGIAGGLLGSFVVAGLTQEISMAFEGVGQELFNATILLTAVAMLAWHNIWMSRHASQLVAHLRQVGSNVSSGQLPIYFLATAVGLAVLREGSEVVLFTQGMAAGGSDNLALLWGGVIGLGAGLVLGALIYFGLVRIPTRHLFTVTGWLILLLAAGMAASAAGFLAQAGWLPVQNPLWNSSDLLSQHSVPGEILHVLVGYQDRPTAIQLSFYLTTLVLIAAGMYLSRQRAPAVSRKLHSTH
- the uca gene encoding urea carboxylase, whose translation is MFDKVLIANRGAIACRIIRTLKRLGVRSVAVYSEQDRHALHVRQADEAVCIGEASAASSYLNAERILEVARETGAQAVHPGYGFLSENAAFAEACEAAGIAFIGPTPRQMREFGLKHTARALAEAADVPMLPGTGLLDDVEQAKAEAERIGYPVMLKSTAGGGGIGMRLCENAAELEEAFESVRRLSQSNFSDSGIFLEKFVRHARHVEVQLFGDGKGQVIALGERDCSLQRRNQKVVEETPAPNLTPEVREELQRAAEALGRGVNYRSAGTVEYILDDDTGRFYFLEVNTRLQVEHGVTEEVTGVDLVEWMVRGAADDLPDLETLRPAGVDGHSIQVRLYAEDPGKNFQPSTGLLTEVSWPADTRIETWVESGTEISPFYDPMVTKLIVHAPDREAAIAKLREALDHTAIHGLETNLLYLRQVATDAGFTGGHYTTAHLAGIEYRAPTIEVIKPGTQTTIQDYPGRVGYWDIGVPPSGPMDMLAFRQANRLVGNPEDVAGLELTVNGPTLKFNTDATIALAGAAMAATLDDQPVAFWEPVAVRRGQTLKIGAVEGTGARAYLAFRGGLDVPRHMGSRSTFTLGQMGGHGGRVLWPGDVLHVGQQTEGAPAAMPADSVPTYGNAWEVRTIYGPHGAPDFFTDNDIEMFFGTDWEVHYNSSRTGVRLIGPKPEWAREDGGEAGLHPSNIHDNAYAIGTIDFTGDMPVILGPDGPSLGGFVCPATIVTADLWKLGQFKPGDTIRFVPTTLEEANRLEREQTEAVARLEPAECEAEPAPITTPVIRQRRADKGEHAVGVTYRPAGDKYLLVEYGPIVLDLSLRFRVQALLEWLNEQGIDGIVEMTPGVRSLQIHYEPRALSTERLLTILEQAESELKSLEDVELPSRIIHLPLAWDDSQTQLATEKYMQSVRKDAPWCPRNIEFIRRINGLKSEEEVKRIVYDASYLVMGLGDVYLSAPLATPVDPRHRLVTTKYNPARTWTPENAVGIGGSYMCIYGMEGPGGYQFVGRTLPIWNRYKQTREFQQPWLLRFFDQIRYYEVSEDELLKMRDAFPHGGIELEIEETTFSLGRYNRFIEENAEEIRAFKERQQAAFEAERQHWIATGQANYESESEPVDTGIDTIELGEGQTAIAEHVHGVVWKLEVDEGDRVEAGQTLMVLESMKMEIQVDSETAGTVASVLCKEGDQVKPGQTLIVLDDAE
- a CDS encoding cupredoxin domain-containing protein, which translates into the protein MTRIASSFAIAALLSVGTAQAETKVFDLNIKDHHFQPEAVTIPAGEKVKLMVHNQDATPEEFESYELNREKIIPGNSKAVIFVGPLEPGEYPFFGEFNQATAQGRVIAE